One genomic region from Spirulina subsalsa PCC 9445 encodes:
- a CDS encoding ATP-dependent helicase has translation MDTLVSSPQQETLTQLRQGLRPGQRSLADWSGGRLAVSAVPGAGKSHSMAVGAAMAIARHQLNGRKQLILVTFTRTAAGSIKHKVKQNLQALKLPQLGFQVHTLHGLAFSIASRHPESSGIDLETFTLISPNQNHHLLKEAVEQWIRENPALYQTLLEGGGFDGEEAERLRRQSVLRTEVLPKLAITVIQEAKSSGLMPEDLREVSDWVEDPYQTLTIAAGLYEKVQQLMERRNFIDYDDMILAAKRVLDSPKLRPIWQDQVFAVFEDEAQDSTPLQTQLLEILATPAEGSPDPHLVRVGDPNQAINSTFTPADPIYFNYFCDQCDRVASQNGTRLASMDQAGRSCTPILDAANFVLHWVNNTWNPNDPQNRPFRPQKIRPVDPQDPQPNPPPTAQGVEIHYPDDIYKTVEQIGQRIEQLLQENPNHSAAILVRENRQGHFIREQLEEWEKRTNIEIHEVGAGERQSEIPGEMLKLLQFVDRPHSPDNLKGALEVLDKREIIPTQDLNALATAPEQFLYPTPLDPPQKKPVQTARKACCQLLNARLELPPYQLISFFGMTLRYQSGELATVQKLADRVWRQIEGVGEAFQKNRSIKAIINVLQDMVSSEDFESINEDPEEQKETKPGQVTIITMHKAKGLDWDYVFLPFLHHDILPGSPWTPRSAQFLGDFTLPEIARAQVRVAVHNRYLAQTTDSHDRAPLPNPQEAWQQADQLKRAEEYRLFYVAMTRAKRLLWMSAAQKCPFRWSVFSRQGGDNLQQKDPTPVLKALEAFLGQPKSARHE, from the coding sequence ATGGATACGCTAGTCTCTAGCCCGCAACAGGAAACCCTAACCCAATTACGCCAAGGTCTGCGCCCCGGACAACGGAGTTTAGCCGATTGGTCAGGCGGGCGTTTAGCGGTTTCTGCCGTGCCGGGGGCTGGCAAGTCTCACAGTATGGCGGTGGGGGCAGCAATGGCCATTGCTCGTCATCAACTCAATGGCCGCAAACAATTGATTTTAGTCACCTTTACCCGCACCGCCGCCGGGAGTATTAAACACAAAGTCAAGCAAAATCTCCAAGCCCTCAAACTGCCCCAACTGGGCTTTCAAGTCCATACGTTACATGGGTTAGCCTTTAGTATTGCCTCCCGTCATCCTGAATCCTCGGGCATTGATTTAGAAACCTTCACCCTGATCTCCCCCAATCAAAACCACCATCTGCTGAAAGAGGCTGTAGAACAGTGGATTCGGGAAAATCCCGCTCTTTATCAAACCCTATTAGAAGGTGGCGGATTTGACGGGGAAGAGGCCGAACGTTTGCGCCGTCAGTCGGTATTACGCACGGAAGTTTTACCCAAGTTAGCTATAACTGTGATTCAAGAGGCAAAAAGTTCAGGCTTGATGCCGGAGGACTTGCGGGAGGTGAGCGACTGGGTGGAAGATCCCTATCAAACCTTAACGATCGCGGCCGGACTATATGAAAAAGTCCAGCAACTCATGGAGCGTCGGAATTTTATTGATTATGATGATATGATTTTGGCCGCCAAGCGGGTCTTAGATAGCCCGAAACTACGACCAATCTGGCAAGACCAAGTTTTTGCCGTTTTTGAGGACGAAGCCCAAGACTCCACCCCCTTACAAACTCAACTCTTAGAAATTCTGGCGACTCCAGCAGAAGGTAGCCCAGATCCCCATCTAGTACGGGTGGGAGATCCCAATCAAGCGATTAACTCCACCTTCACCCCGGCCGATCCCATTTATTTCAATTATTTTTGTGATCAGTGCGATCGCGTAGCCTCTCAAAACGGGACTCGTCTGGCCAGCATGGATCAAGCCGGACGGAGTTGTACTCCCATCCTAGACGCGGCCAACTTCGTCCTCCATTGGGTTAATAATACTTGGAACCCCAATGATCCCCAAAATCGCCCCTTTCGTCCCCAAAAAATCCGTCCCGTTGATCCCCAGGATCCCCAGCCTAACCCACCCCCCACCGCTCAAGGGGTTGAAATTCACTATCCCGATGACATTTATAAAACCGTCGAGCAAATTGGTCAGCGTATCGAACAATTGCTGCAAGAAAACCCCAACCACAGCGCCGCCATTTTAGTGCGGGAAAATCGTCAAGGTCACTTCATTCGGGAACAACTGGAGGAATGGGAAAAACGCACCAACATTGAGATCCACGAGGTCGGAGCAGGGGAACGACAGTCTGAGATCCCCGGCGAAATGCTGAAACTCTTGCAATTTGTGGATCGCCCCCACTCCCCCGATAACTTGAAAGGGGCCCTTGAAGTTTTAGATAAACGGGAGATCATCCCCACCCAAGACCTGAACGCTCTCGCCACAGCACCGGAACAATTTCTCTATCCGACCCCCTTAGATCCACCCCAAAAAAAGCCCGTCCAAACCGCCCGTAAAGCCTGCTGCCAACTGCTCAACGCCCGCTTAGAATTGCCCCCCTATCAATTGATTTCCTTTTTCGGCATGACCTTGAGGTATCAAAGCGGAGAACTGGCCACCGTGCAGAAACTGGCGGATCGGGTATGGCGACAAATTGAAGGTGTTGGTGAAGCCTTCCAAAAGAATCGCTCCATCAAAGCCATCATTAACGTTTTACAAGATATGGTAAGCTCCGAGGACTTTGAAAGCATTAACGAAGACCCGGAGGAGCAGAAAGAAACTAAACCGGGTCAAGTCACTATCATCACCATGCACAAAGCCAAAGGTCTAGACTGGGATTATGTCTTTCTGCCCTTCCTCCATCATGACATTCTCCCAGGTAGCCCTTGGACTCCGCGCTCTGCTCAGTTTTTAGGGGACTTCACCCTCCCCGAAATTGCCCGAGCTCAGGTGCGTGTCGCTGTCCATAATCGTTACTTAGCCCAAACCACTGACTCTCACGACCGGGCTCCCCTCCCTAATCCTCAAGAGGCTTGGCAACAAGCCGACCAACTCAAACGGGCGGAAGAATACCGTTTATTCTACGTTGCCATGACCCGCGCTAAACGTCTCCTCTGGATGTCCGCCGCCCAAAAATGCCCTTTTCGTTGGAGTGTGTTTTCTAGACAGGGGGGAGATAACTTACAGCAGAAAGACCCTACCCCCGTGTTAAAAGCCCTAGAGGCGTTCCTGGGTCAGCCCAAATCAGCGCGCCATGAATAA
- a CDS encoding prephenate/arogenate dehydrogenase translates to MSESIQKTVGIVGLGLIGGSLGLELRRLGYRVLGVSRRPQTCERAIALGVADQAEIELGTLSEADIIFVCTPLNWIETIIGQLLPDLRPTTVVTDVGSVKNPIVEAIAPLWENFVGGHPMAGTAEQGIEAAQWGLFQDAPYVLTPLPSTPTTAVEQVKEIVQALGSRLYCCDPQHHDRAVAWISHLPLWVSASLIEACLQEEEPTVLQLAQSLASSGFRDTSRVGGGNPELGEMIARYNGGELLRSLYTYRQVLDQVIAQVEQQNWEQLVHLLQRTESARPAFVEPGVGPRESP, encoded by the coding sequence ATGAGCGAAAGTATCCAAAAAACAGTAGGAATTGTGGGTTTAGGGTTGATTGGTGGGTCTTTGGGTTTGGAGTTGCGTCGTTTGGGCTACCGGGTTTTGGGTGTATCCCGACGGCCTCAAACTTGTGAAAGGGCGATCGCCTTGGGAGTGGCAGATCAGGCTGAGATTGAGTTGGGGACGCTATCCGAGGCGGATATTATTTTTGTTTGTACGCCCCTGAATTGGATAGAAACGATTATTGGACAATTATTGCCCGATTTAAGACCTACTACAGTCGTAACGGATGTGGGTTCGGTCAAAAATCCAATTGTAGAGGCGATCGCACCCCTCTGGGAAAATTTCGTCGGGGGGCATCCTATGGCAGGCACGGCCGAACAAGGCATTGAGGCCGCTCAATGGGGGTTATTTCAAGATGCTCCCTATGTTTTAACGCCCCTCCCCTCGACCCCCACGACCGCCGTAGAACAGGTTAAAGAGATTGTACAAGCATTAGGTTCTCGTTTGTACTGTTGTGATCCCCAACACCATGACCGGGCTGTGGCCTGGATTTCCCATCTGCCGTTGTGGGTGAGTGCCAGCTTAATTGAGGCTTGTTTACAGGAAGAAGAACCAACCGTGTTACAGTTAGCCCAAAGTTTGGCCAGTTCGGGGTTTCGGGATACTAGCCGCGTGGGGGGAGGCAATCCAGAGTTAGGGGAAATGATTGCTCGTTACAATGGGGGGGAATTATTGCGATCGCTCTATACCTACCGTCAAGTTTTAGATCAGGTCATCGCGCAAGTTGAGCAACAAAACTGGGAGCAGCTAGTGCATTTACTCCAGCGCACTGAATCCGCTCGCCCCGCTTTTGTCGAGCCGGGTGTAGGGCCCAGAGAATCCCCATAG
- a CDS encoding pentapeptide repeat-containing protein, with protein MNVKELRHLYATGIREFGPIDLSEANLRDMNLSGVNLSGAKLNVVNFSGANLSEVNLNGAKLNVARLSAANLTRAKLNRASLNVANLIRANLSYAELTESLLIRAELVRAQLSHANLSGSNLDSTDLREATLRSANLSYCNLSEANLRDVILTDAILEQVILSGADLSRADLSGANLREADLSQANLTRANLSGADLRGANLRWTDLSGATLRWADLSDAKFSGANLMAADLSGANLVNASLVHADLSKTRLIRAEWGGADLTGAILTGAKLYGVSRSGLKTRGISCDWVDLSPEGDQSQIYRLTPEKTQTFFNETPPTIQITIDAPFNLSANLALATLYHHIDQVYPTLSHPPSIKISSRRTYLTFQVDRNEQLFMMAYGATLPFQDHTIIERHLMGLFQTIRQDDSLQVNGENAQHLRQVGSSLISTINRLKPLKLTRHQGLPEEAINFLNAPTYTVITNSRNTTLDIYHNPNFGRGNVQRSPEQESSPPVQRLNLPPTNIVMQFLSVLF; from the coding sequence ATGAATGTTAAAGAACTGCGCCATCTCTATGCAACTGGCATCCGAGAATTTGGTCCGATTGACCTCAGTGAAGCTAACCTGAGAGACATGAACCTGAGTGGAGTTAACCTCAGTGGAGCAAAACTCAACGTCGTCAACTTTAGTGGAGCCAACCTCAGTGAAGTCAATCTCAACGGAGCCAAGCTGAACGTTGCCCGACTCAGTGCCGCCAATCTCACCCGTGCTAAACTCAACCGTGCCTCCCTCAACGTCGCCAACTTGATCCGCGCTAATCTTAGCTATGCCGAACTGACCGAATCCTTACTCATCCGGGCAGAATTAGTCCGCGCTCAACTCAGTCACGCCAACCTCAGCGGCTCCAACCTTGACAGCACAGACCTCCGGGAGGCCACCCTCCGTTCCGCCAACCTCAGTTACTGTAATCTCAGTGAAGCCAATCTCCGAGATGTTATCTTAACCGATGCTATCCTAGAACAAGTGATCCTCAGTGGAGCCGACCTCTCCCGAGCCGACTTAAGCGGGGCTAACCTACGAGAAGCGGACTTATCCCAAGCCAATCTGACCCGCGCTAACCTCAGCGGGGCTGACTTACGCGGTGCAAACTTACGCTGGACTGATTTAAGTGGCGCTACCCTGCGCTGGGCGGATTTAAGTGATGCCAAATTCAGTGGCGCCAACCTAATGGCCGCCGATCTCAGTGGAGCCAACTTAGTTAATGCCAGTTTAGTTCATGCCGATCTCTCAAAAACTCGTTTAATTCGCGCCGAGTGGGGCGGAGCAGATTTAACCGGAGCCATTTTAACCGGAGCCAAACTTTATGGAGTCTCGCGCTCTGGTTTGAAAACCCGAGGCATTAGTTGCGACTGGGTAGATTTAAGTCCCGAAGGAGATCAAAGCCAAATCTACCGACTCACCCCCGAAAAAACCCAAACCTTTTTTAACGAAACGCCCCCCACCATTCAAATCACCATTGATGCGCCCTTTAACCTCTCCGCCAATCTCGCCCTAGCTACCCTTTACCACCATATTGATCAGGTTTACCCCACGTTGAGTCATCCCCCCAGCATTAAAATCAGTTCTCGCCGCACCTATTTAACCTTTCAAGTGGATCGCAATGAGCAACTGTTTATGATGGCCTACGGAGCTACCTTACCCTTTCAAGATCACACCATCATTGAACGGCATCTCATGGGACTATTCCAAACCATCCGTCAAGATGATAGTCTTCAGGTCAATGGGGAAAACGCCCAACATCTGCGTCAAGTCGGATCTAGCTTAATCTCCACCATTAACCGATTAAAACCCCTAAAACTTACCCGTCATCAAGGTTTACCGGAAGAAGCGATTAATTTTCTCAACGCTCCCACCTATACTGTAATCACCAACTCTCGGAACACCACCCTAGACATTTACCACAATCCAAACTTTGGTCGCGGGAATGTCCAACGCAGTCCAGAGCAAGAGTCTAGCCCACCCGTGCAGAGGTTAAACCTGCCCCCAACTAATATTGTTATGCAGTTTCTGAGTGTTCTGTTTTAG
- a CDS encoding helicase C-terminal domain-containing protein has translation MIEADVHSSLLAFLREQGQPHWHHHLTMGRLVARALRLGRSALIQTAAKSDTYALSYLIPALMWSEGMVLVTPSTQQVKFREQTIPQLLSWLGVKKQVIVKDHLPTDPAFSGLCLISPQHWLNQDPSARAFPTLIDPVDEWETWTREHLTLHLHPKHWQDLSAAYEPHRPLIDQIYQQLGQTLFKHPFNPYQCYCLDPSEQELLTPLWETLPLSHLPPLWQQFKDQSQQAGHLIWTTLNRGQQTFSLHLAPIDLATYLNPLWQKQPVVLMGAFLDSHPQAPIYRQRLGLGDLTCLKFSTNRQTEHIHLYLPDRLPMPNTPEFQKVLMLQLHRLCRGGMVDQSFQYGLKDLRCVQRPVVILLDDVPLKAQVGATLAAEYGSLVQVETTQLQPDGILVAGWSFWHQYHDLLPTPQLLVIATLPFPSVEHPLVAGQVNYYKQQRQDWFREYLLPMALRELQWAVLPVRESQGVVALLDNRVNYRSYGGQVLAALEPFARIGLKGFGEL, from the coding sequence ATGATTGAAGCAGACGTTCATTCTTCCCTTCTAGCCTTCTTACGAGAACAAGGACAACCTCATTGGCACCATCACCTGACGATGGGGCGATTAGTTGCCCGAGCTTTGCGCTTGGGTCGTTCTGCTTTAATTCAAACCGCCGCCAAAAGTGACACCTACGCTTTAAGTTACTTAATTCCCGCCTTAATGTGGTCTGAAGGCATGGTTTTAGTCACCCCTTCGACCCAGCAGGTTAAATTCCGAGAACAAACCATTCCCCAACTGTTGAGTTGGTTGGGGGTAAAGAAACAGGTCATCGTCAAGGATCACCTCCCCACAGACCCCGCCTTTTCTGGTTTATGCCTCATCTCCCCTCAACATTGGCTCAATCAAGACCCCTCGGCTCGGGCTTTCCCGACTCTCATCGACCCCGTAGATGAGTGGGAAACTTGGACAAGGGAACACCTCACCCTCCACCTCCACCCTAAGCACTGGCAAGACCTCAGCGCTGCTTATGAGCCTCATCGCCCCCTGATTGACCAAATCTATCAACAGCTAGGTCAAACCCTGTTTAAACACCCGTTTAACCCCTATCAGTGTTATTGTTTAGACCCCAGTGAACAAGAACTGCTTACCCCTTTGTGGGAGACGCTCCCCCTCTCCCATTTGCCCCCCCTCTGGCAGCAGTTTAAAGATCAGTCCCAACAAGCAGGACACCTGATCTGGACGACCTTAAACCGTGGTCAACAGACCTTTAGCCTTCATCTTGCCCCGATTGATTTGGCGACCTACTTAAACCCCCTGTGGCAAAAACAACCTGTGGTTTTAATGGGGGCTTTCCTCGACTCCCACCCCCAAGCCCCCATTTACCGTCAACGCTTGGGACTGGGGGATCTTACCTGCCTTAAATTTTCCACCAACCGTCAAACGGAACATATCCATCTGTACCTTCCTGACCGTTTGCCCATGCCTAACACCCCCGAATTCCAAAAGGTTTTAATGCTGCAACTGCACCGTCTCTGTCGGGGGGGGATGGTGGATCAGTCTTTCCAATATGGTCTAAAAGACCTCCGTTGCGTCCAACGCCCTGTGGTGATCCTGCTGGATGATGTTCCCCTCAAAGCGCAAGTCGGAGCGACTCTAGCGGCCGAATACGGCTCTCTGGTGCAGGTGGAAACGACCCAGCTACAGCCGGATGGGATTTTAGTGGCGGGGTGGTCTTTTTGGCATCAATACCATGATTTATTGCCCACTCCTCAGTTATTAGTGATTGCAACTCTACCCTTTCCTTCGGTGGAACATCCCTTAGTGGCGGGACAGGTGAATTATTATAAACAACAACGCCAAGACTGGTTTCGGGAGTATCTGTTACCGATGGCTTTACGGGAGTTACAATGGGCGGTTCTCCCGGTGCGTGAGTCTCAGGGGGTGGTGGCCTTGTTGGATAATCGGGTGAATTATCGCAGTTATGGGGGGCAAGTTTTAGCGGCTTTAGAACCTTTTGCTCGGATTGGCCTGAAGGGGTTCGGGGAGTTATAA
- the hypD gene encoding hydrogenase formation protein HypD — MKYVKEYRDAESAQTYARAIAKITTQPWTIMEICGGQTHAIVKYGIDTLLPDAITLIHGPGCPVCVTPIHLIDQAIALASHPDIILCSFGDMLRVPGSHQDLLMVKAAGGDVRIVYSPLDCLKIAQDNPQKQVVFFAVGFETTAPATAMVVYQAQQQNISNFSLLVSHVLVPPAMEAILSSPQCQVQGFLAAGHVCTVMGYQIYQPIAQKYHVPIIITGFEPVDILQGIYLCIQQLEAGQAFCENQYKRSVRPEGNLPAQDLIKTIFEVVPRRWRGIGEIPHSGFGLRPEYRDFDAEQRFSAQFAQSPPSRTDETLCISGEIMQGHKKPFECSAFGTTCTPEHPLGAPMVSSEGACAAYYRYGQRNVSRPV, encoded by the coding sequence ATGAAGTATGTAAAGGAATATCGGGACGCAGAATCTGCCCAAACCTATGCTAGGGCGATCGCCAAAATCACCACCCAACCCTGGACAATCATGGAAATCTGTGGGGGACAGACCCATGCCATTGTGAAATATGGCATTGATACCCTGCTGCCGGATGCCATTACCTTAATTCACGGTCCCGGTTGTCCCGTCTGCGTTACACCGATTCATCTTATTGATCAGGCGATCGCGCTGGCCTCCCACCCCGACATTATCCTCTGTTCCTTCGGCGATATGTTGCGCGTCCCCGGCAGTCACCAAGATTTACTCATGGTCAAAGCCGCCGGAGGAGATGTCCGCATCGTTTATTCCCCCCTCGACTGCCTCAAAATTGCCCAAGACAACCCCCAGAAACAAGTTGTCTTTTTCGCCGTTGGCTTTGAAACCACCGCCCCCGCCACCGCCATGGTCGTTTATCAAGCCCAACAACAAAATATCTCCAACTTCTCCCTCCTCGTCTCCCATGTCCTCGTCCCCCCGGCAATGGAAGCCATTCTCTCCTCCCCTCAATGTCAAGTGCAAGGCTTCCTCGCTGCCGGCCACGTTTGCACCGTCATGGGCTATCAAATCTATCAACCCATCGCCCAAAAATACCACGTTCCCATTATTATCACCGGATTTGAACCCGTAGACATCTTGCAGGGGATTTATCTCTGCATTCAACAACTTGAAGCTGGACAAGCCTTTTGTGAAAATCAATATAAACGGTCTGTGCGGCCTGAAGGCAATCTCCCCGCCCAAGACCTGATTAAAACTATCTTTGAAGTTGTCCCCCGTCGTTGGCGCGGCATTGGGGAAATCCCCCACAGTGGCTTCGGTTTGCGCCCAGAGTACCGCGACTTTGACGCGGAACAGCGTTTTTCCGCCCAATTCGCTCAAAGTCCTCCCTCTCGCACCGATGAAACCCTTTGTATTAGTGGGGAAATCATGCAAGGTCACAAAAAACCCTTTGAGTGTTCTGCTTTTGGGACAACTTGCACCCCAGAACACCCCCTCGGTGCGCCGATGGTGTCCTCTGAGGGAGCTTGTGCTGCTTATTACCGTTATGGTCAACGGAACGTCTCGCGACCCGTTTAG
- the leuB gene encoding 3-isopropylmalate dehydrogenase yields MNQHYKITLLPGDGIGPEIMAVTVEVLNVIGQQFNLEFEFQEALMGGAAIDATGNPLPAETLEMCRHSHAVLLAAIGGYKWDNLPREQRPETGLLGLRAGLGLFANLRPATILPQLIDASTLKREVVEGVDIMVVRELTGGVYFGQPKGIFSTETGEKRGVNTMAYTEGEIDRIAKVGFETAQKRRGKLCSVDKANVLDVSQLWRDRVIAMSGQYPDVELSHLYVDNAAMQLVRSPKQFDTIVTGNLFGDILSDAAAMLTGSIGMLPSASLGEAGKPGVFEPVHGSAPDIAGQDKANPLAQVLSAAMMLRYALDQPQAADKMEQAVNQVLDQGYRTGDIMSPGMKAVGCKAMGEVLLKVLDN; encoded by the coding sequence ATGAATCAGCACTACAAGATTACGCTTTTACCGGGGGATGGGATTGGTCCGGAAATTATGGCGGTGACAGTGGAGGTGCTGAACGTCATTGGTCAACAGTTTAACCTAGAATTCGAGTTTCAAGAAGCTTTGATGGGCGGGGCAGCCATTGACGCAACAGGAAACCCTCTCCCGGCAGAAACCCTAGAAATGTGTCGCCATAGCCACGCTGTCCTGCTGGCGGCCATTGGGGGGTATAAATGGGATAATTTGCCCCGGGAACAACGACCGGAAACGGGTTTGCTGGGGTTACGCGCTGGTTTGGGTCTTTTTGCTAACCTACGCCCTGCTACGATTTTACCCCAGTTAATTGATGCCTCGACCTTGAAACGGGAGGTGGTGGAAGGGGTGGATATTATGGTGGTGCGAGAATTAACCGGGGGAGTGTATTTCGGACAACCCAAGGGCATTTTTAGCACGGAAACCGGGGAAAAACGGGGCGTGAATACTATGGCTTATACTGAGGGGGAAATAGACCGCATCGCGAAGGTGGGCTTTGAAACGGCACAGAAACGACGGGGTAAGTTATGCTCGGTGGATAAGGCCAATGTGTTGGATGTTTCCCAATTATGGCGGGACCGGGTGATTGCCATGTCTGGTCAGTATCCTGATGTGGAGTTGTCCCATCTCTATGTGGATAATGCGGCTATGCAGTTGGTGCGATCGCCTAAACAATTTGATACCATCGTCACAGGCAACCTCTTCGGGGATATTCTCTCCGACGCGGCCGCCATGCTCACCGGAAGCATTGGGATGTTACCCTCAGCCAGCCTAGGAGAAGCGGGAAAACCCGGCGTTTTTGAGCCGGTCCACGGGTCAGCCCCCGATATTGCCGGACAGGATAAGGCCAATCCCCTCGCCCAAGTCCTCAGCGCCGCCATGATGTTACGCTACGCCCTCGACCAACCCCAAGCGGCCGATAAGATGGAACAGGCCGTTAATCAGGTATTAGACCAAGGCTATCGCACCGGAGACATTATGTCTCCTGGGATGAAAGCCGTCGGGTGTAAGGCAATGGGTGAGGTCTTGCTGAAGGTGTTAGACAATTAG
- a CDS encoding 2'-5' RNA ligase family protein: MFRYFIALLPPLEVQQQANELKAYFARVYDSRKAFNAPPHITLYPPFLWPENRWAELIEVLGQFAQHQRPIPIVIDGFGAFKPRVIFLRPRKTPELMEIEQTLGAVLKEELGLVLPQKHRSFNPHITLAFRDLTRDNFKAAWSKFEKREFYSAFTLNQLTLLRHQEHHWEIEREFAVFG; encoded by the coding sequence GTGTTTCGTTATTTTATTGCGTTGTTGCCACCTCTGGAGGTGCAACAACAGGCTAATGAGTTAAAAGCCTATTTTGCCCGAGTCTATGACAGCCGCAAGGCGTTTAATGCACCGCCTCATATTACCCTGTATCCGCCGTTTTTGTGGCCAGAGAATCGCTGGGCAGAATTAATTGAGGTTTTGGGGCAGTTTGCCCAACATCAAAGACCTATCCCGATTGTGATTGATGGTTTTGGGGCGTTTAAACCTCGGGTGATTTTTTTGCGCCCTCGGAAAACACCGGAATTAATGGAAATTGAACAAACATTAGGGGCTGTTTTGAAGGAAGAATTAGGGTTAGTTCTTCCCCAAAAACACCGTTCTTTTAATCCTCATATTACCTTAGCGTTTCGAGATTTAACGCGGGATAATTTCAAGGCGGCCTGGTCAAAATTTGAGAAGCGAGAATTTTACTCGGCGTTTACGCTCAATCAGTTAACGCTGTTAAGGCATCAAGAACACCATTGGGAAATTGAGCGGGAATTTGCTGTCTTTGGGTAG